From Parambassis ranga chromosome 9, fParRan2.1, whole genome shotgun sequence, the proteins below share one genomic window:
- the LOC114441111 gene encoding dynein heavy chain 2, axonemal-like produces the protein MIIYNDTSVGLRVVYSMPSLEEVEKLSYFIRKPGAVITVETFYEALQFGCVHGNAIQSLLQFMNSIANTEEMHCYLFSITDEMFVVYIPSEALQCSPEEACKDKSLVQRIETVMIHWMDQIKELLNEQEIVTMMDNCGPLPEIDFWERRYAKLLDITQQLEKSEVRHIQNILQLASSLYVHRFCEVANKIQECCLQAKSNLTFLSILKEPCKELAQLKPSQVASKLPNIVNLIRIIWNNSIHYNSSERITGLFRQISNQIIYLCSQSISLDKIFKGHVLSSKQVLADCLQCCTSWKEIYLQASQLHSKYSPKGWDLDETRFFVVIDAFIQRLTDLLEVCDCQHQFARWEDGEQTSLPCFGGLQGEEFTGTLQTLEDTFHHGLQNLCSVDKAIFDVTDNTWCSEFSRFCALVKNLEMMMQNLINSVFKTVYLFEEGVRLLDIFRPVSAREAIKRVTDEKAEEVYNIFNKELKMVNNILNKNTSSSSLHMPKISAHVYKLMGLKHRLETPMEVLQKAYFMPDSNTRKAVVSSCSQTIQVLDELVRKSFSEWSQKLDGQHLKSLEQPLMVRYADGSNQLDINFDKNLLEMFSEICHWKRLKFEIPQIVSDIYQEKDDLKLLRDRVVMLIRNYNRIIGMLSPNELSLFRDKLRFIDEKIQPGLTSLTWLSKAASTAFVCDSLPHVDKLQVIVDDYKESYVSICNLFHQISEALLVRLDENTVYRNLEFEDDQKVHQQSQLKIIQSAHHAIADILTHLNRIFNTDGTEVQEAWVAFTEKVDHVVEEALRRNIKKSMKKLSRAINGDSKTSPNPLLKVFVEPRQASPQTEPKVEFSPSLAKLEQILNILPQLISIISDIERLTEGSQLNPIHVNIEQMKR, from the exons ATGATAATCTACAATGATACCTCTGTCGGGCTTCGTGTGGTGTACTCCATGCCATCATTG GAAGAAGTAGAGAAGCTGTCCTATTTTATCCGCAAGCCAGGAGCTGTAATCACAGTGGAGACGTTTTATGAGGCCCTCCAATTTGGCTGTGTGCATGGCAATGCCATCCAGAGTCTgttgcagttcatgaactccaTTGCCAACACCGAAGAGATGCACTGCTACCTTTTCAGTATTACAG atgagATGTTTGTTGTGTATATCCCATCTGAAGCCCTACAGTGCAGTCCTGAGGAAGCCTGCAAAGACAAGAGTCTGGTACAGAGAATTGAGA CTGTTATGATTCACTGGATGGACCAGATCAAGGAGCTACTGAATGAACAAGAAATAGTGACAATGATGGACAATTGTGGTCCGCTGCCAGAGATTGACTTCTGGGAGAGGCGCTACGCCAAGCTGTTGGACATCACCCAGCAGCTAGaaaagtcagaggtcagacacatCCAGAATATCCTGCAGCTTGCTTCCTCTCTGTATGTACATCGCTTTTGCGAAGTAGCCAACAAAATTCAG GAGTGCTGTCTGCAGGCCAAGTCAAACCTGACCTTTCTGTCCATACTGAAGGAGCCCTGCAAAGAGCTAGCCCAACTCAAACCAAGCCAAGTTGCTTCCAAGCTGCCGAACATTGTCAATCTTATTCGTATTATCTGGAACAACTCCATCCACTACAACAGCagtgagaggatcaccggcctCTTTCGGCAG atAAGCAATCAAATCATCTACCTGTGCTCCCAAAGCATCTCCCTGGACAAGATTTTTAAGGGCCACGTGTTATCCAGCAAACAAGTCCTCGCTGACTGTTTGCAGTGCTGCACGTCCTGGAAGGAAATTTATCTGCAGGCTTCACAGCTGCACTCCAA GTATTCCCCTAAAGGCTGGGATCTGGATGAAACAAGGTTTTTCGTGGTGATTGATGCTTTCATTCAGAGGCTCACTGACCTGCTTGAG GTGTGTGACTGTCAGCATCAATTTGCCCGTtgggaggatggagagcagaCATCCCTGCCATGCTTTGGTGGTCTCCAAGGGGAAGAGTTCACCGGCACCCTCCAGACACTGGAAGATACATTTCATCATGGCCTGCAGAACCTGTGCTCTGTTGATAAAGCCATCTTTGATGTCACTGATAACACATGGTGCAGTGAATTCAGCAG ATTTTGCGCACTGGTAAAGAATCTGGAAATGATGATGCAGAACTTGATCAATTCAGTATTTAAGACAGTGTACTTATTCGAGGAAGGAGTCCGgcttctggacattttcagGCCTGTGTCTGCTCGTGAG GCCATTAAGCGCGTCACAGATGAAAAGGCAGAGGAGGTGTACAACATTTTTAACAAGGAGCTCAAAATGGTTAACAATATCCTTAACAAGAACACaagttcttcttctctccatATGCCCAAGATATCAGCACATGTCTACAAGCTGATGGGCCTCAAACATCGTTTAGAGACACCCATGGAG GTGCTCCAAAAGGCTTACTTCATGCCTGACTCTAACACACGCAAAGCAGTAGTTTCCTCCTGTAGCCAGACAATCCAGGTTTTAGATGAGCTAGTCAGGAAGAGCTTCAGTGAGTGGAGCCAGAAATTGGACGGACAGCACTTAAAGAGCCTGGAGCAGCCACTCATGGTGCGCTACGCAGACGGGTCGAACCAGCTGGACATCAACTTTGACAA AAACCTGCTGGAGATGTTCTCTGAAATCTGCCACTGGAAACGACTAAAATTTGAGATCCCCCAGATTGTGTCTGACATATACCAGGAGAAGGATGATCTCAAACTCCTCAGGGATAGGGTCGTGATGCTGATCAGGAATTATaacag GATCATCGGAATGCTGTCCCCAAACGAGCTGAGCCTGTTTAGGGATAAACTTCGTTTCATTGATGAGAAGATTCAGCCAGGTCTAACCAGCCTCACGTGGTTGTCCAAAGCAGCTTCCACTGCGTTTGTCTGTGACTCCCTCCCTCATGTTGACAAG CTCCAGGTGATAGTAGATGATTACAAAGAGTCATATGTTTCCATATGCAACCTCTTCCACCAGATTAGTGAAGCACTGCTGGTTAGACTGGATGAAAACACTGTGTACAG GAACTTGGAGTTTGAGGACGACCAGAAAGTTCACCAGCAGAGCCAACTCAAAATAATCCAGTCTGCACACCACGCTATTGCTGATATCCTGACCCACCTCAACAGAATTTTCAATACTGATGGAACTGAG GTCCAGGAAGCCTGGGTGGCCTTCACAGAGAAGGTGGACCACGTGGTAGAGGAAGCTCTTAGACGTAACATCAAGAAATCCATGAAGAAGCTATCTAGAGCCATCAATGGGGATAGCAAGACATCACCCAATCCCTTGCTCAAAGTCTTCGTAGAACCGCGTCAGGCATCTCCCCAAACTGAACCAAAG GTGGAGTTCTCTCCAAGTCTCGCAAAGCTTGAACAGATTCTAAACATTTTGCCCCAGCTCATCAGCATCATCTCAGACATTGAACGCCTCACAGAAGGCTCTCAGCTAAATCCGATACACGTCAACATAG AGCAAATGAAGAGATAA